A window of the Lactuca sativa cultivar Salinas chromosome 5, Lsat_Salinas_v11, whole genome shotgun sequence genome harbors these coding sequences:
- the LOC111899557 gene encoding vacuolar iron transporter homolog 2, which yields MAVQNDLCIPDLKDKSEQEYGVSVEEEFDYTKRGQWLCAVKQDVGAMVPTGFAGLVAGVCSMTIGEFVSVYSQRYIEVAQVKRETAIVENEKSIHLMYRSSYYMFYLI from the coding sequence ATGGCTGTGCAAAATGATTTATGCATTCCAGATCTTAAGGATAAATCCGAACAGGAATACGGGGTGTCAGTAGAGGAAGAATTTGATTACACAAAAAGGGGACAGTGGCTGTGTGCAGTTAAACAAGATGTCGGAGCCATGGTTCCTACAGGCTTTGCTGGCTTAGTTGCTGGTGTATGCAGTATGACAATTGGTGAGTTTGTTTCAGTCTACTCCCAAAGATACATAGAGGTGGCTCAGGTGAAAAGAGAGACTGCAATTGTGGAAAACGAGAAAAGTATCCATCTCATGTATAGATCGAGTTATTACATGTTCTACTTGATTTAG